In one Trichlorobacter lovleyi SZ genomic region, the following are encoded:
- the holB gene encoding DNA polymerase III subunit delta' yields the protein MSLSVIKGQDRVLDALKRSIAANRVAHAYLFEGPDGCGRRTTALALMQALFCKEPLDGGDACGNCSSCRKLASGNHPDLHLLSPLPDKRDISIEQIRELQQQLSLRPFEAKRKACLIEPAERMNEKSANALLKTLEEPPGHAIIVLLSTQADLLLSTIRSRCQHLRFSPLDDGVVADLLIQQGMDPDKARELAPLAEGSMERASTLEEESDAVRRQELLTVLSKASSRQVATIFDAAESVAGGREETLSTFNLLLSLLRDLLLIRSCGQIGIANGFLNNELTVEASRFTPAGMMEALERCLETRRAIQGNANPKLALERFLLAYDRLRKGV from the coding sequence ATGTCTCTTTCTGTAATCAAGGGACAGGACCGGGTACTTGATGCCTTAAAACGCTCCATTGCCGCTAACCGGGTGGCTCACGCCTATCTTTTTGAGGGGCCGGACGGCTGTGGACGACGCACAACCGCTCTGGCCCTGATGCAGGCGCTTTTCTGCAAGGAACCACTGGATGGTGGTGATGCCTGCGGAAACTGTTCATCCTGCCGCAAACTGGCTTCCGGCAACCACCCGGACCTGCATCTGCTTTCGCCCCTGCCGGACAAGCGTGATATCAGCATTGAGCAGATTCGGGAGCTGCAGCAACAGCTGTCTCTGCGTCCCTTTGAGGCAAAGCGCAAGGCATGCCTGATTGAACCGGCTGAGCGGATGAATGAAAAATCGGCCAATGCACTCTTAAAGACCCTTGAGGAGCCACCAGGTCATGCGATCATTGTTTTGCTGTCAACCCAGGCTGATCTACTGCTCTCAACCATCCGCTCCCGTTGTCAACACCTGCGCTTCAGCCCGCTGGATGACGGCGTTGTAGCAGATTTGTTGATTCAACAGGGGATGGACCCTGACAAGGCGCGGGAACTTGCACCGCTGGCAGAGGGAAGTATGGAGCGGGCCAGCACCCTGGAAGAGGAATCAGATGCCGTACGACGCCAGGAGTTACTGACTGTGCTGTCAAAGGCATCATCCAGACAGGTTGCCACTATTTTTGATGCTGCTGAGTCTGTTGCCGGTGGACGCGAGGAAACGCTGTCAACCTTCAACCTGTTGCTGTCTCTGTTACGTGACCTGCTACTGATCCGTTCCTGCGGACAGATCGGTATAGCAAACGGTTTCCTTAACAATGAACTTACTGTAGAGGCCTCCCGCTTTACCCCTGCCGGCATGATGGAGGCCCTTGAGCGTTGTCTTGAAACCAGGCGCGCGATTCAGGGTAATGCCAACCCCAAGCTGGCACTGGAACGCTTCCTGCTGGCCTATGATCGTTTACGAAAAGGAGTCTGA
- a CDS encoding PSP1 domain-containing protein has translation MIRVVSIQFNPAGKMYDFNAGALDLKPGDRVVVETERGISLGTIVTGPQEKDETAFSHPLAPVQRLLGPEDEKTLAHHQRREKEAYDFCLRRIKERGMDMKLVRVEHLFDGSKAIFYFTADGRVDFRELVKDLAHTFHTRIEMRQIGVRDEAKMVGGLGICGRELCCASFLRDFQPVSVKMAKEQNLALNPSKISGQCGRLLCCLDYEYETYCDLRKNFPKCGKRARTAQYNGTVEKMNLLTGELILRLEDGKQVSVKVKELVDENSPSSPQPEAIKEQETVVQQPQRRPREQQPQRRPRPAPAAAGAVSAPVDTSSTRPVAAEAGETGTQQPKSDEKQKRKKRNRRHGHRKPSDQKPDRPSQE, from the coding sequence GTGATACGTGTTGTTTCCATACAGTTTAACCCGGCAGGCAAGATGTATGATTTTAATGCCGGTGCCCTTGATCTGAAGCCGGGAGACCGGGTAGTTGTTGAAACCGAGCGGGGCATCAGTCTCGGTACCATCGTCACCGGACCGCAAGAAAAAGACGAAACCGCTTTCAGCCATCCCTTGGCCCCCGTACAGCGTCTACTGGGGCCGGAAGATGAAAAAACCCTGGCCCATCACCAACGAAGAGAAAAAGAGGCCTATGACTTCTGCCTGCGCCGGATCAAGGAGCGGGGCATGGATATGAAACTGGTCCGGGTTGAACATCTCTTTGATGGCAGCAAGGCGATTTTTTACTTTACCGCCGACGGCAGGGTCGATTTTCGAGAACTGGTCAAGGATCTGGCCCATACCTTCCATACCAGGATCGAGATGCGCCAGATCGGGGTGCGGGATGAGGCCAAAATGGTCGGCGGTCTGGGGATCTGTGGACGCGAGCTGTGCTGCGCCTCGTTTCTGCGTGACTTCCAGCCGGTATCGGTCAAGATGGCCAAGGAGCAGAATCTGGCCCTGAATCCCTCCAAGATATCAGGCCAGTGCGGCAGACTACTCTGTTGTCTGGATTACGAATATGAGACCTACTGTGACCTGCGGAAAAATTTTCCCAAGTGCGGCAAACGTGCTCGGACGGCCCAGTACAACGGCACGGTAGAAAAAATGAACCTCCTGACCGGAGAGTTGATCCTGCGCCTTGAAGACGGCAAGCAGGTCAGTGTCAAGGTCAAGGAACTGGTTGATGAGAACAGCCCATCGTCCCCCCAGCCAGAGGCAATCAAGGAACAGGAAACGGTGGTTCAGCAGCCTCAGCGGCGGCCACGGGAACAGCAGCCGCAGCGGCGGCCACGTCCTGCACCGGCAGCAGCAGGTGCTGTTTCAGCACCCGTTGATACGTCCAGCACCCGACCAGTAGCTGCGGAAGCCGGAGAAACCGGCACTCAGCAACCCAAGAGTGATGAGAAGCAGAAACGTAAAAAGCGTAACCGTCGTCATGGACATCGTAAACCATCTGATCAGAAACCAGATAGACCAAGCCAGGAGTAA